The following proteins are co-located in the Salinigranum halophilum genome:
- a CDS encoding cohesin domain-containing protein gives MTRLALRVGAALAVCLVVVTAGVYGVGPVGAQTATPTITVGSSPSATADAVSARPGDEVTVTVWANASDVAGYQSSLSYDPDVVRVVSVSGTADFAEPVSRVDTDAGVVAFNQLRDSGTDDPVLARLTLELVGAAGSQTSLVFEEGDTELSDGGANELGVDRYVGTTVSVVSAETPTPTATPTATPTETSTATLTATSTATSTATPTATPTATSTETSTTTSTATPTATPEDDDDDDAVVSSGGGGGGGGGGLLGPRTIVAVSNTMLGGSAVSADFGGASPTVTTVDLGFSEETAGPYEVAELSRPPADTEYPRNYDTVVTVLDIDAPDAVADQPGTLTVTLARSGLDADSDRLQVERYRPESGDWVTVDGTTRTTDTTVTLRTNVSEFGLFAVTRTTEQPTATRTPAATATPEPTATRTAAATATRTTPEPTATPTVTSTTFGYPVPLAVVVLAFVAPLFGYLLTRRE, from the coding sequence ATGACCCGCCTCGCCCTGCGGGTCGGTGCCGCCCTCGCGGTCTGTCTGGTGGTCGTGACGGCGGGCGTTTACGGTGTCGGGCCTGTCGGGGCACAGACCGCCACCCCAACTATCACCGTCGGGTCGTCCCCGTCTGCGACTGCCGACGCGGTGTCGGCACGACCCGGCGACGAGGTGACCGTGACGGTCTGGGCGAACGCCTCGGACGTCGCCGGCTACCAGTCGAGCCTCTCGTACGACCCCGACGTCGTCCGGGTGGTCTCGGTGTCGGGGACCGCCGACTTCGCGGAACCGGTCTCTCGCGTCGACACCGACGCCGGAGTGGTCGCGTTCAACCAACTCCGCGACTCCGGCACCGACGACCCGGTCCTCGCCCGCCTCACGCTCGAACTCGTCGGGGCGGCGGGGAGCCAGACGTCGCTCGTCTTCGAGGAGGGCGACACCGAACTCTCCGACGGCGGGGCGAACGAACTCGGTGTCGACCGGTACGTCGGGACGACCGTCTCGGTGGTGTCGGCCGAGACGCCGACGCCGACTGCCACACCGACGGCAACACCGACAGAAACGTCGACAGCCACGCTGACGGCGACATCGACTGCCACATCGACAGCCACACCGACCGCCACGCCGACGGCGACATCGACAGAAACGTCGACAACCACGTCGACTGCAACACCGACTGCGACCCCGGAAGACGACGACGATGACGACGCCGTCGTCAGTAGTGGCGGTGGCGGAGGTGGTGGGGGTGGCGGTCTCCTCGGGCCGCGGACCATCGTCGCGGTGTCCAACACGATGCTCGGCGGCTCGGCGGTGAGTGCCGACTTCGGCGGGGCGAGTCCGACCGTCACGACCGTCGACCTGGGCTTCTCCGAGGAGACGGCCGGTCCCTACGAGGTCGCCGAACTGAGCCGGCCGCCGGCCGACACCGAGTACCCCCGCAACTACGACACCGTCGTCACCGTCCTCGACATCGATGCGCCGGACGCCGTCGCCGACCAGCCCGGGACGCTCACGGTCACGCTCGCGCGGTCGGGACTGGACGCCGACAGTGACCGACTGCAGGTCGAGCGGTATCGACCGGAGTCGGGCGACTGGGTCACGGTCGACGGGACGACGCGGACGACGGACACGACGGTGACACTCCGGACGAACGTCTCGGAGTTCGGTCTCTTCGCCGTGACTCGTACGACCGAGCAGCCGACGGCGACACGGACGCCGGCCGCGACAGCGACGCCCGAGCCGACGGCGACACGGACAGCGGCCGCGACGGCGACACGGACGACGCCCGAACCGACGGCGACGCCCACAGTCACGTCGACGACGTTCGGCTATCCGGTCCCGCTCGCGGTCGTCGTCCTCGCGTTCGTGGCCCCGCTCTTCGGGTATCTGTTGACCCGGCGGGAGTGA